The DNA window GGCCGGTGAGCTGCCGGGCCAGCTGGACCAGGATCGAGCCGACCCCGCCGGCCGCGCCCAGGACCAGCAGCGTCCCGGTGCTCGCCGAGGTCAGCCGCAGCCGGTCGAAGAGCGTCTCCCACGCGGTGAGCGAAGTCAGGGGCAGGGCCGCGGCCTCGGCGAACGACAGCGAGAACGGCTTCGGCCCGGCGAGCCGCTCGTCGACCAGGTGCAGTTCGGCGTTCGTGCCGGAGCGGGTGATCGAACCGGCGTACCAGACCTCGTCGCCCGGCCGGAACAGGGTGACCGCGCTGCCCACCCGCTCGACGATGCCGGCCGCGTCCCAGCCCAGCACCCGGGGCTTGCCGTGCGGGTTGCTGCCGGCCCGCTGCTTCACGTCGACCGGGTTCACCGAGACGGCTTCCACCCGTACCAGGAGGTCGTGGTCTCCCGGCTCGGGAACGGGCAGGCTCAGGTCCAGCAGGGATTCGGGGTCGGTGATCGGCAGGTTCCGTCGGTAACCCACCGCGCGCATCAGCTCGGTCATGCCCCCACGGTCGGTTGCGCGGCGCGGGCCGCACAAGCGCTTGCGGGGGTACGGGCAACGCAGCGTGCCCGTCTGCTCCGGAGAACGGCGGGCCGCCGGTCATGCGACGCAGGCGCGCCGGGTCAGGACAGGCGATCCTCGAGCGCCCCGGCGAGCTGGGCGCGGCTGGTGACGCCCAGTTTCGGGAACGCGCGGTAGAGGTGCACGGCGACCGTGCGGGGGGAGAGGTGCAGGTGTCCGGCGATCTCCCGGTTGCTCAGCCCGCTCGCCGCGAGCCGGGCGATGTGCGCCTCCTGCGCGGTCAGCCGGACGCCGTCCCGGACCGCCGGCACCGTCACCCCGGCCGCCCGCAGCTCGCGCAGGGCCCGTCCGGCCAGGGCCGCGGCGCCGCACCGGCGGAACTCGCGCAGAGCCGCGCCGAGCGGCTCCCGGGCCTGCACGATGCGTCGCCGCCGGCGCAGCCACTCGCCGTACACGAGCTCGCCCCGCGCCACCTCGAAGGCGTTGCCGGCGTGCCGGGCGCTGCCGATCGACAGCAGGTGCCGCTCCTCGGCGTCCGCCTCCGGCGCGAGGACGGCGGCCGCCCGGTGCACGAGCGCATCGAGGTGCGCCGACCCGAACGCGGCGGCCTGCTCCTCGGCGGCCGTCACGTGCTCGCGGGCGGCGCCGGTGTTGCCGCTGCGGGCGCCGGCCTCGGCCAGGTCGGCGACCGCCCACAGCGCGGTGACCGGGTGCGCGGCGACGTGCCGCAACTCGCGCCACGCGTCGTCGGGCCGGCCGGCGTCGAGGGCGAGCAGCCCACCGGCCCAGCGGGCCCGGGAGGTGATCAGCGCGTAGGGGCGGTGGTCGGCGTACCGGGCGCTGTCCGTGATCCGGCGGGCCGCCTCGGCCGGCTCGCCGCGCAGAGCGTGCCCCAGCGCGGAGATCGCGGCGGCCTGCCCGGCGATCCGGGTGAGCCGGCTGTCGTCGGCGAGCCGCAACGCCTGCTCGCTGTCGGCGAGAGCGGCGCCCGGGTCACCGGCGAGCAGTCTGATCATGGCCCGGCCCTGCAGCGCGATCGCCTCGTCGCTGGTGGAACCGGCCCGATGGTGGAACCGCAGCAGCGCCTCCCAGCCGGCCAGCGCCGCGCCGAGCTGCTGCACCGACTCGGCCGCCCGTGCGTAGATCAGCAGCCAGTGGCTGGAACCCACGTCGCGCTCGGCGTCGCCGTCGAAGGCCTGGGCGAGCGCGGTGTCCAGGATCTCCGGCAGCCGGGGCCGCAGCCCGGCGGCCTGGCCGGCCGGGTCCACCATGGCGAGTCCGAGGTCGCGCTGCCAGGACGCCGGTCCGGGGACGGCACGGGCCGCGGCGGCCAGCCGGCCGGCGGTCTCCGGGGTGGCGCCCACCGACCACACCCAGCCGATCGCGCCGTTGAGCAGCCGGATCCGGTTCGCCAGGGCGTCCTCGTCGTCCCGGCCGGCGCCCAGCCGGGCGGAGAGGTCGAGGAACTCCTCGATCGGGCGGGTCGGCGTGCCGTAGGTGAGCGACAGCAGGATCTCGGTGGCGGCCAGGGCCGTCACGTCCGCAGGCCGGACCGCGAGCGGGACCGCCTCGCCGGCCAGGATGTGCGCCTGGTCGGCGAGCCCGGCCTGCCGGGCCGCCTCGGCCGCGAGCGCCAGCCGGTGCACGCGCGCCTCGGCACCCGGGGTGAGCTCGGCGGCCCGGCGCAGCGCGGCGACCGCCTCCCGCCGGGCGCCTCGGCGGGCGGCCTGGTGCGCGGCCGCCTCCAGGTCGGCGGCGACCGTCTCGTCGAGCCGCAGCGTCGCCGAGGCCCGGTGCCACGCCGCCCGGACCGGATCGCTCACCACCGCGGCCAGACGCTGGTGGGCGCGGGCCCGCTCGGAGGCGGTGGCGGCGCCGTACACCGCGGAGCGCACCAGCGGATGCGTGAAGACCAGGCGGTCCCGGCGCAGGCCGGCGAGCCGGCCACGCTCCAGCGGTTCGAGATCGTCCGGTCCGGCGCCGGCCTCCGCCCCGGCAGCGAGGATCTCCGGTACGGAGGTGGAGTCGTCCCCGGCCGCCGCGAGCAGCAGCAGCGTCCGGCTGGCGGCCGGCAGATCGTCGAGGTCACCGAGGAACGCGTGTTCCAGCCGCCGGCTCACCGGCAGTCGCTCCGGAACCGCTGCCGGGTTCTCCCGGGCGAGGCGGTGCGCCGCCGTCGCGTACTCCCGCAGGGCCAGCGGGTTGCCCTCGGCCTCGGCCATCACCCGTTCCCGGAGCAGTCCGTCGAGCTGCGGCGCCGTCTCCCGGACCAGCCGTTCGGCGTCGGCGTCACCGAGCGCGGTCAGGGTGAGGCGGGTCGCCGGGGACCCGGCGAAGAGCGGCGCGGCGAGCGTCCCGGCACGGACCGCGGCCAGCAGGGTCACCGGGAGCGCGCCGATCCGGCGGGCCAGGAAGTCGAGGACGGCGAGGCTGGACGGGTCGAGCCACTGCGCGTCGTCGGCGACCAGCAGCAACCGGCCGGCGGCGGACGCCTCCTCGAGAAGGCCGAGCGCGGCCAGGCCGATCAGCAGCGGGTCCGGCGGTGGCCCGTCGAGCACGCCGATCGCGGTGCGGATCGCGTCCCGCTGCCGGTGCGGCAGGCCGCCGGCGGCCGGCAGCACCGGGTGCAGCAGCTCGTGCAGGCCGGCGTAGCTGGTCACGGACTGGCTCTCGATGCCCAGGCACTCCAGCACGCGTAGGCCGCGGTCCTCGGCGGCCCGGATCGCCGCGGCGACAAGCGTGGTCTTGCCGATGCCGGCCTGGCCGTCGAGGACGACGAGCGTGCCGGCGGGGGAGTCCAGGGAGTCGAGGACCACCTGCAGTTCCGCCCGCCTCCCGATCACCGTCCGAGCCTAGATGACCTGGCTCGTGGCCGAGAACTAGGTCAGGTGACGGGTACCCGGCGGCCGGCCCGGACGCCACGATGGGACACGACGTGAGAGGGGTGCCGGTGCTCGTCGGCAGGGAAACGGAGCTCGCCCGGCTGCGGGACGCCGTGGACGCGGCGCCCGGCGGGGGCAGCGCGATAGCCGTCACCGGCGACGCCGGGTCCGGCATCACGGCCGTCCTCGATCACATCGCCGGGTACGCGGCCCGGCGCGGTCACCTGGTGCTGCGCTGCTCCGGCCTGCGGTGCGAGTCCGCCGAACCGGGCGCCGGCCTGCACGAGCTGCTGCACACCGTCCTGGACCGGGCGGCCGGGCTGCCCGAACCCCGGCGCAGGGCCCTGCTCGGCAGCCTCGGGTTCACCGGCGAGCGCCCGGAGCGGCTGGCCGCCGGCCTGGCCGTGCTGAGCCTGCTCGAGACCGTCGCCCGGGACCGCCCGGTGCTCGTGCTGGCCGAC is part of the Actinoplanes missouriensis 431 genome and encodes:
- a CDS encoding zinc-binding alcohol dehydrogenase family protein, which translates into the protein MTELMRAVGYRRNLPITDPESLLDLSLPVPEPGDHDLLVRVEAVSVNPVDVKQRAGSNPHGKPRVLGWDAAGIVERVGSAVTLFRPGDEVWYAGSITRSGTNAELHLVDERLAGPKPFSLSFAEAAALPLTSLTAWETLFDRLRLTSASTGTLLVLGAAGGVGSILVQLARQLTGLEVIGTASRPESRQWVLGRGAHRVAGHDDLPGGVDYIFTPHSAGMIPAFAKILRPYGEVVAIDEPPHLDLLPLKSKSIAWHWELMFTRALHDPASTAQHEILRQVAALVDKGVLHTTMTRRIDGITAAGMREAHAIVEAGSAIGKTVVSGF
- a CDS encoding ATP-binding protein codes for the protein MIGRRAELQVVLDSLDSPAGTLVVLDGQAGIGKTTLVAAAIRAAEDRGLRVLECLGIESQSVTSYAGLHELLHPVLPAAGGLPHRQRDAIRTAIGVLDGPPPDPLLIGLAALGLLEEASAAGRLLLVADDAQWLDPSSLAVLDFLARRIGALPVTLLAAVRAGTLAAPLFAGSPATRLTLTALGDADAERLVRETAPQLDGLLRERVMAEAEGNPLALREYATAAHRLARENPAAVPERLPVSRRLEHAFLGDLDDLPAASRTLLLLAAAGDDSTSVPEILAAGAEAGAGPDDLEPLERGRLAGLRRDRLVFTHPLVRSAVYGAATASERARAHQRLAAVVSDPVRAAWHRASATLRLDETVAADLEAAAHQAARRGARREAVAALRRAAELTPGAEARVHRLALAAEAARQAGLADQAHILAGEAVPLAVRPADVTALAATEILLSLTYGTPTRPIEEFLDLSARLGAGRDDEDALANRIRLLNGAIGWVWSVGATPETAGRLAAAARAVPGPASWQRDLGLAMVDPAGQAAGLRPRLPEILDTALAQAFDGDAERDVGSSHWLLIYARAAESVQQLGAALAGWEALLRFHHRAGSTSDEAIALQGRAMIRLLAGDPGAALADSEQALRLADDSRLTRIAGQAAAISALGHALRGEPAEAARRITDSARYADHRPYALITSRARWAGGLLALDAGRPDDAWRELRHVAAHPVTALWAVADLAEAGARSGNTGAAREHVTAAEEQAAAFGSAHLDALVHRAAAVLAPEADAEERHLLSIGSARHAGNAFEVARGELVYGEWLRRRRRIVQAREPLGAALREFRRCGAAALAGRALRELRAAGVTVPAVRDGVRLTAQEAHIARLAASGLSNREIAGHLHLSPRTVAVHLYRAFPKLGVTSRAQLAGALEDRLS